The genomic stretch GTTGGCCGTAGACGGCGTCCCCGGTGGTCCATTCGGCCTGGATTCCGGCGTCCAGGGCACGTTCAATCATGTCCCCGGCCAGCACCGGCTTGGTGGCCATTTCCCGCTCTTCCGGGATGCCAGCGCGCTTGCACCGGGCCTCGTCCTCGATCCAGGCCTTGGGCAGGTAAAGCTCCCGATCCAGGAACGTGCGCCCCGCCGGTGAAGCGTAGCTCAGGAACACCCCGATCTGGCAGTTTTCCACCCTCCCGGCGGTGCCCGAGTACTGGCGGGCCACCCCGGCAGAAGCCGTCCCCTTTTTCAGGAAACCGGTCTCATCAATCGCCAAAATGCCTTCTGGATCACCGAGGTGCTTTTTCACGTAGCCGAACAAAGCATCACGGACCTTATCCGGGTCCCAATCGGTCGTCGAGAGTAGCCGCTGCATCCCATCCGGCGTGCCCTGCCCAGCGCGCTCGGACAGCGTCCAAGAGTTCTTCCGCTCCTCATCCGAGAGCAGGCCACGGATGTAGTTGACCGCGTTATTCCGCGGCTCCGTGCGGGCGAACTCGTCCCCGATCAGCTCCCGGATTTCCTCCAGGCCATCAGCCCATTCCTGTATCTCTGCCACCCAAATATCATCGCTCACCCATCATGATTAACAGGATTCCGGGCCAAAGTCCGATTAAACCGCCGACACGACCAAAAATAAACGCGACTGTAGTACTAGACGAGATTGGGTCGACGCATGGGCAACAGTGTTAAAATCCGCCCCCGAAGATGTGCGCAGGTTCACTATCAGCTGGGTGCTGTGACTTCGCGCCAACCTACAAAATGTGCGTCAAACCCGTGCCGAAAGGGCTGGCCGCACTGCAACGGATGGGGCCGACACTACATGTTCTCCAACACACAACAAGTGCGGGCGCTGAATGCTGAGAGGTCACACATCATACGACATCTGGAGGACTTTCGCCGGACAGGGTCCCAGCTGTACGCGGACCAGATGGCCGTCATCAACCGCGTCGCACGTGGGTTGATCCTGGAAGCGACCAAGGAGGGCAATGGCGGGAACCTTTTGCAAGATCGGCCACCACGGCTCGGACAACACGACGGTCATCGTCCGTGCCGACGAACCTCAGGCCGGCGGCACGGTATCCATCGGCCCCTGCGGCTTGTGGCGTGGGATCACCCTGACCTCAGCGCCTGCCGGCTAGATTGTCCAGACTGCTTCAGCGCATTGAACTTGCCCACGCGCAGAACCCAATACCACATCCTTCCCTTCGTTACGCGGCGGTGGTGATCCGAGTCATGGGCGTGGGACGAATCTTGTTAGACTACTCACTGGTAGACCACGGGCTGAGCGGGGGCGGGCCCTACGGTGGAAAGCAACTACCTTCCAAATCAACTGCCAATGGTGGCGGATTCACGATGCATCTGAATGCGTGGATCCGGCATGGCCGGCCAACGTGCCGGCAACTTCGGCGGCAACTTCGGCGGCAGGTGCGGGGCGACGGTGCTTGCAAGGGTATGGATGTGCGGGATCGGCCCGCCACTTTGAAGGGAATATGATGGCTTCGCGCGTTTGTGGATATTGCGGTGTCCACGCCCACTTTGCACTTAAGGGCGAGACGACCATCACCCTTGACAACGACTCCCACCGGACCATCGCGTACGTCCAGGCCACGTTCTCCTGTGCTGCCTGCGGCTTCCTTAGCCTGGCATTGACCGAGGTGTATGCGGGCACGGCCGAGTGGGACTATGAGCGAACGGCCGGCCACGAGGCACAGTACTGGGAGCAGATCGGCATCGACAAGTGCCTGCCGGAGAATGACGGTCCCTCGATTTCCAACCTGCCGCTGGCCGTTGAATCTGCCTCCGCCGAGGCGTTCAGGTGCTTCAAGTCCGGCCAGTTCCGGGCAGCCATCATCATGGCCCGCGGCACGATTGAGGCCTGCGCGAAAGCCAACAACATCACGGCCGGGACGCTGCTGGACAAGATCTCCGAAATGCACGGCCGGCACATGATCCTGGCCTCCACAAAGTCGGCGGCAGAGGCGATCCGCATCATCGACAGCGACATGGCGCACGGCGACCTGACAGCCTCCGTCACCTGGAGCGAAGCGCGCGACTGCGTCCAGCTCATGGAACTGATCCTGCGCGAAGTGTTTGAACTTCCGCAGCTGGCCGCGCAACTGCGCAGCCGCACTGCCAGGCGCAGCGGCGCCGTGGGAGACACCAGCCGGGACAAGACTCCGCGGGACTGGACGCCGCCGGCCGCCATGAAACGGACACCGGTGGTGGACATCACCACGAGTTCGGCTGCGTCGCGCCGGGCCGCCAGGCCCAGCGACATCCCCGCACCCCCGCAAAACCCGCCGGCGGCAGCAGCGCCGGGACAGGCGGAACCGCCGGTCTCGCCGCGGCGGCTTGGCGGCGGGCGCCGTGCCGCAATTGCCCCCGTGGACGCCCTGCCCGATTCGCGCCGCATCTCCCCCAACGACAAGGTACTCTTCGCCCGCGGATAACCGCGCCGTGCCGGGACAGGCGCCTTGGCGGGCCGGGCGCCGTCGAACGTCAGCAGCGCTGAACCGGCGCCTGCCGACAGCCCGGGCCTGGCCCGGCGGGTTCAGGCTTGGTCGGGTCCGCTGAGGTCCATGTCCTTGAGCTTGACCAGCTTGGACCTGCTGGCGATCTGGTGGGCCAGCCACAGGCCCAGGAAGATCGGGATGCCAATGTATGAGGAGAGGACCTCCACG from Arthrobacter stackebrandtii encodes the following:
- a CDS encoding IS701 family transposase produces the protein MAEIQEWADGLEEIRELIGDEFARTEPRNNAVNYIRGLLSDEERKNSWTLSERAGQGTPDGMQRLLSTTDWDPDKVRDALFGYVKKHLGDPEGILAIDETGFLKKGTASAGVARQYSGTAGRVENCQIGVFLSYASPAGRTFLDRELYLPKAWIEDEARCKRAGIPEEREMATKPVLAGDMIERALDAGIQAEWTTGDAVYGQHTGLRRRLEARGMHYVMAVPMNQHAIARARGSVGGDGRADELFAALDRRAWRTRTAGTGTKGERLYAWARIRINGPAETGEHWLLARRSLKDPTDLAYFICHTPENVTLIELARVAGARWAIEETFQTSKGETGLDHYQVRQYTGWYRHITLSMFAHAFLSVIRSKKGARTQAPSTW
- a CDS encoding DUF4145 domain-containing protein, with translation MMASRVCGYCGVHAHFALKGETTITLDNDSHRTIAYVQATFSCAACGFLSLALTEVYAGTAEWDYERTAGHEAQYWEQIGIDKCLPENDGPSISNLPLAVESASAEAFRCFKSGQFRAAIIMARGTIEACAKANNITAGTLLDKISEMHGRHMILASTKSAAEAIRIIDSDMAHGDLTASVTWSEARDCVQLMELILREVFELPQLAAQLRSRTARRSGAVGDTSRDKTPRDWTPPAAMKRTPVVDITTSSAASRRAARPSDIPAPPQNPPAAAAPGQAEPPVSPRRLGGGRRAAIAPVDALPDSRRISPNDKVLFARG